From a region of the Candidatus Brocadia sp. genome:
- the metK gene encoding methionine adenosyltransferase → MKKGRHLFTSESVSMGHPDKVADQISDAVLDAMLEQDPMSRVACETLVTTGVAFVAGEFTTKANVNIPDIVRHTIKEIGYGDASIGFDYNTCAVITSIGKQSPDISQGVSEGEGLHKDQGAGDQGMMFGYACNDTPELMPLPIMLAHRIIIKHAELRQSGELKYLRPDAKSQVTVEYEDHKPIRVHTVVVSTQHAPDVKYETIKEDMIEKVVKQVIPANLLDNKTIYHINPTGRFVVGGPQGDCGLTGRKIIVDTYGGWGRHGGGAFSGKDPTKVDRSACYAARHIAKNVVASGLADRCEAQVAYAIGVAKPLAVHITTEGTGKVPDEKLTQICEKVFDMTPKGIIDRLKLRRPIYKITARHGHFGRSEDSFTWEKTDMVDALRKAAGV, encoded by the coding sequence ATGAAGAAAGGAAGGCATTTATTTACCTCAGAATCAGTATCCATGGGGCACCCGGATAAGGTTGCCGACCAGATATCTGATGCCGTGTTAGATGCAATGCTTGAACAAGACCCAATGAGCCGGGTGGCATGCGAAACACTGGTAACAACCGGGGTTGCCTTTGTTGCTGGGGAATTTACGACAAAGGCCAATGTGAATATTCCCGATATCGTAAGACACACCATAAAAGAAATTGGTTATGGTGATGCATCGATAGGATTCGATTATAACACGTGCGCTGTTATCACCAGTATTGGTAAGCAGTCCCCGGATATCTCGCAGGGCGTGTCTGAAGGTGAGGGACTTCATAAGGACCAGGGCGCCGGTGATCAGGGCATGATGTTTGGTTATGCCTGCAATGATACGCCAGAACTGATGCCGCTTCCTATTATGCTGGCTCACAGGATTATCATAAAACACGCCGAGCTGAGACAGAGCGGGGAATTGAAGTATCTCCGTCCCGATGCGAAATCCCAGGTAACGGTAGAATATGAAGACCATAAACCCATCCGGGTACACACGGTGGTTGTTTCAACCCAGCATGCGCCGGATGTAAAATATGAAACAATTAAAGAGGATATGATTGAAAAAGTGGTGAAGCAGGTGATCCCGGCAAATCTTCTGGACAATAAAACCATTTATCATATAAACCCAACGGGACGTTTTGTCGTGGGTGGTCCTCAGGGGGATTGTGGCCTGACCGGGCGGAAAATTATCGTGGACACATACGGTGGCTGGGGGCGTCACGGTGGTGGCGCTTTTTCGGGAAAAGATCCGACGAAGGTTGATCGAAGCGCCTGCTATGCTGCCCGACATATCGCGAAAAACGTCGTGGCTTCCGGTCTTGCTGACCGATGCGAAGCGCAGGTAGCTTACGCGATTGGTGTGGCAAAACCGCTTGCCGTCCATATCACTACGGAAGGTACCGGCAAGGTTCCCGATGAAAAACTTACGCAAATCTGTGAAAAGGTTTTTGATATGACACCTAAGGGTATTATTGACCGGCTAAAACTGAGAAGGCCGATATACAAGATTACCGCCAGGCACGGCCATTTCGGACGTTCGGAAGATTCCTTTACATGGGAAAAGACCGACATGGTGGATGCCCTGCGAAAGGCTGCGGGTGTTTAA
- the ahcY gene encoding adenosylhomocysteinase, producing MNCDIKDVNLAVGGKKRIEWASNDMPVLAQVKERFEKEKPLKGMKMSACLHVTAETANLARTLKSGGADIVLCASNPLSTQDDVAASLTKDFGIPVFAIKGEDNKTYYQHITSVLDHKPTITMDDGADLVSAIHKDRKELIPQILGSMEETTTGVIRLKAMEKDGSLKMPVIAVNDADTKHLFDNRYGTGQSTIDGIIRATDCLLAGKVFVIAGYGWCGKGLAMRAKGMGANVVITEIDPIKSLEAAMDGFMVMPMSEAARIGDLFCTLTGNIHVIRKEHFEAMKNGAMVCNSGHFNVEIDIGALETTSTKINKSVRNFVDQYVLKNEKTVYLLGEGRLINLAAAEGHPACVMDMSFATQALATEYVVKNKGKLTPRVYEVPKEIDQWVASLKLKSMGIAIDTLTKEQEKYLASWEEGT from the coding sequence ATGAATTGTGATATCAAGGATGTAAACCTTGCTGTGGGCGGCAAGAAGCGTATTGAATGGGCAAGCAATGATATGCCGGTTCTGGCACAGGTAAAAGAACGGTTTGAAAAGGAAAAACCCTTAAAAGGGATGAAGATGTCGGCGTGCCTTCATGTAACGGCAGAAACGGCGAATCTGGCAAGAACACTCAAGTCCGGTGGAGCTGATATTGTCCTTTGTGCCTCGAATCCTCTTTCTACCCAGGATGACGTTGCCGCTTCTTTAACCAAGGACTTTGGTATTCCGGTCTTTGCGATCAAAGGGGAAGACAATAAAACCTACTACCAACATATCACGTCTGTGCTGGATCACAAACCAACTATTACGATGGATGACGGCGCTGACCTGGTTTCTGCCATTCATAAGGATCGCAAGGAACTCATTCCTCAAATTCTGGGGAGTATGGAGGAAACAACTACCGGTGTGATACGATTAAAGGCAATGGAGAAAGACGGCTCGCTGAAGATGCCGGTCATCGCCGTGAACGATGCCGATACAAAACACCTTTTTGATAATCGTTACGGGACGGGACAGTCCACTATCGATGGAATTATCCGCGCGACCGATTGCCTGCTGGCGGGTAAGGTCTTTGTTATCGCTGGTTATGGATGGTGCGGAAAGGGACTTGCCATGCGTGCGAAGGGTATGGGGGCAAATGTGGTAATAACGGAGATTGACCCGATTAAATCCCTGGAAGCCGCAATGGATGGCTTTATGGTAATGCCCATGAGTGAGGCGGCCAGAATAGGAGATCTGTTTTGTACCTTAACGGGAAATATTCATGTAATCCGAAAAGAGCATTTCGAAGCTATGAAAAACGGGGCGATGGTTTGCAACTCAGGTCATTTTAATGTCGAAATCGACATTGGGGCATTAGAGACTACATCAACGAAGATTAACAAATCGGTTCGTAATTTTGTAGATCAGTATGTACTGAAAAATGAAAAAACGGTTTATCTCCTGGGAGAAGGGCGTCTCATTAATCTTGCTGCAGCGGAAGGTCATCCTGCGTGTGTGATGGATATGAGCTTTGCAACACAGGCGCTGGCTACAGAGTATGTCGTAAAAAATAAAGGCAAACTAACGCCGAGAGTTTATGAAGTACCCAAAGAAATTGATCAGTGGGTAGCAAGCCTGAAGTTGAAATCTATGGGTATCGCAATTGACACCCTTACCAAGGAGCAGGAAAAGTATCTCGCTTCCTGGGAGGAAGGAACCTAA
- a CDS encoding DUF1015 domain-containing protein yields the protein MAIIKPFRGLRYNQDVITDLSSVMTPPYDVISPQEQERYYQTHPNNIIRLDFGKDFPNDTEKANKYTRAAEFLGAWRKNGIIKREDTPAIYIYDQEFLSGTEWLVRRGFIALVKLEPFDKGSIYPHEQTLPGPKVDRLKLTQACQANLSSIFALFPDEHNAIDADLLTMTDTRPAIDFVDDTRVKNRLWVIKDEQKINSLVARMKEKPLFIADGHHRYETALVYKEQMQKENGNPRNDLPSDYVMMVCVSMNNNGLKILPAHRLVRNIKNYRFDQILPLLQESFKVELLGKGCTVKDFMSHLNNGSEAHAFIMYEGQEDAYYKLQLSNEKVLDVVFAADHPEWRRLDAGILHGVIIDKILGIAASDVTAKDYVKYVKDEADAISFVQSGQYQLAFFLKPTRIEQVREIASARKVMPPKSTYFYPKLVTGIVINSLT from the coding sequence ATGGCTATTATAAAACCGTTTCGTGGATTACGTTACAATCAAGACGTCATTACCGACCTGTCATCCGTTATGACGCCGCCGTATGATGTTATTTCTCCGCAGGAGCAGGAGAGGTATTATCAAACTCATCCGAATAACATCATTCGTTTGGATTTCGGAAAGGACTTTCCCAATGATACGGAAAAGGCCAATAAATATACTCGTGCCGCTGAATTTCTCGGTGCGTGGAGGAAAAATGGCATCATCAAACGAGAGGATACCCCTGCGATTTATATTTACGATCAGGAATTTTTGTCGGGTACGGAATGGCTTGTCCGGCGTGGTTTTATTGCCTTAGTAAAACTGGAACCCTTCGATAAAGGGTCTATCTACCCGCATGAACAAACACTCCCCGGCCCAAAGGTGGATCGATTAAAACTCACCCAGGCGTGCCAGGCTAATCTCAGCTCTATATTTGCCCTGTTCCCTGATGAGCATAATGCGATTGATGCTGATTTGTTAACCATGACAGACACACGGCCCGCGATAGATTTTGTAGACGATACCAGGGTCAAGAATAGGCTTTGGGTAATCAAGGATGAACAGAAGATCAATAGTCTGGTTGCAAGGATGAAGGAAAAACCCCTTTTTATCGCAGATGGGCATCATCGGTATGAAACTGCCCTGGTTTATAAGGAGCAGATGCAGAAGGAAAACGGCAATCCTCGGAATGATTTACCTTCCGATTATGTAATGATGGTATGTGTATCGATGAACAATAACGGTTTAAAGATACTACCAGCCCATCGGCTGGTGCGCAATATAAAAAATTATCGGTTCGATCAGATTCTCCCATTGTTGCAAGAGTCTTTTAAGGTTGAACTGCTCGGTAAGGGATGCACGGTAAAAGATTTTATGTCACACCTTAATAATGGGTCTGAAGCACATGCCTTTATTATGTATGAGGGACAGGAAGATGCCTATTACAAACTGCAGCTCAGCAATGAAAAGGTACTCGATGTGGTTTTTGCTGCCGATCATCCTGAATGGAGGCGTCTGGATGCAGGTATCCTCCATGGCGTGATTATAGACAAAATATTAGGTATTGCGGCTAGTGACGTAACGGCGAAAGACTATGTGAAATATGTAAAAGATGAAGCAGATGCCATCTCTTTCGTGCAATCAGGACAATATCAGTTGGCATTCTTTCTTAAGCCTACGCGTATTGAGCAGGTAAGGGAAATTGCCTCGGCGCGCAAGGTCATGCCGCCAAAATCGACGTACTTTTATCCGAAGTTGGTTACGGGCATTGTCATCAACAGCCTTACGTGA
- a CDS encoding 3-deoxy-D-manno-octulosonic acid transferase codes for MSILFDATYVAALTVGSPYFLLKFAGSKRYRSGLTQRLGWIDKRKGEKSCIWIHCASVGEVLMVKTLVKALEKEFNDLDIVVSTNTNTGLSVAKRCFDDRKVFYFPLDLSWVVNKALNAIQPCCVILVELEIWPNFLISAAKRSIPVVLLNARISERSLKWYRVLRKISKEFFASLTKKENFFCARTEADASRLMNLGIPEAQIGITGNMKFDNVVTDIPKDTRKSLSSLFEIDKEEKVIVCGSTHEGEEIVLLNVFQRLREKGKNVRLIVAPRHIERVNEIVKLIESFQFRCIRKTSLDNGEKVDRPKGETVILVDTVGDLQATYSIADCVFVGKSLVPHGGQNMMEPAGLAKPVIVGPHTFNFCEEVQLLKKANAIEVVRDESELLQKMMYFLEHPDVAHAIGERAQSVAMKQKGATDRNVQMLRKILSKERTVSV; via the coding sequence ATGTCGATACTTTTTGATGCTACATATGTGGCTGCGCTTACCGTGGGATCGCCCTATTTTTTGTTGAAATTCGCAGGGAGCAAACGTTATCGGTCCGGTCTTACGCAACGTTTGGGTTGGATTGACAAAAGGAAGGGAGAAAAGTCCTGTATCTGGATTCATTGCGCCTCTGTTGGGGAGGTTTTGATGGTAAAAACCCTTGTAAAAGCCCTTGAAAAAGAGTTTAATGATCTGGATATTGTCGTTTCCACCAACACCAACACGGGACTATCAGTCGCGAAAAGATGTTTTGATGACAGGAAGGTCTTTTATTTCCCGCTCGATTTGAGCTGGGTGGTCAATAAGGCGCTGAATGCCATACAACCTTGTTGTGTGATCCTGGTGGAACTCGAGATATGGCCTAATTTCCTGATAAGCGCGGCAAAGAGGAGTATTCCGGTCGTGTTACTGAATGCCAGAATATCTGAAAGGTCGCTCAAATGGTATCGTGTCCTCAGAAAGATTTCGAAAGAGTTTTTTGCGAGTTTGACAAAAAAGGAGAACTTTTTTTGTGCAAGGACTGAGGCTGACGCATCCCGTCTTATGAATTTGGGCATTCCGGAGGCACAGATAGGTATTACCGGGAACATGAAATTCGATAATGTTGTGACGGATATTCCCAAAGATACCAGAAAATCGTTGTCATCCCTCTTTGAAATTGACAAGGAGGAGAAGGTGATTGTTTGTGGCAGCACTCACGAGGGTGAAGAAATAGTTCTCCTGAACGTTTTTCAACGTCTGAGGGAAAAGGGTAAGAATGTTAGACTTATCGTCGCGCCCCGTCATATTGAAAGAGTAAATGAGATCGTGAAACTCATTGAGTCTTTCCAATTCCGGTGTATCAGAAAAACTTCCCTTGATAACGGGGAAAAAGTAGATAGACCAAAAGGCGAAACGGTTATCCTTGTCGATACCGTTGGGGATTTACAAGCTACCTATAGCATTGCTGATTGTGTTTTTGTTGGAAAGAGCCTTGTTCCGCATGGCGGGCAGAATATGATGGAACCGGCAGGGCTGGCTAAACCAGTCATTGTTGGGCCACATACGTTTAATTTTTGCGAGGAGGTTCAGTTATTAAAAAAAGCCAATGCCATAGAGGTTGTCCGGGATGAATCGGAGCTCTTACAGAAAATGATGTATTTCTTGGAGCATCCCGATGTTGCCCATGCAATAGGAGAGAGGGCACAATCGGTTGCAATGAAACAAAAGGGTGCTACCGATCGTAATGTACAGATGCTAAGAAAAATTTTATCGAAGGAGAGGACAGTATCAGTATGA
- a CDS encoding formate--tetrahydrofolate ligase gives MALDPTKHADWEIAEDAETKMKTVHHLAEQLGLQNEELLPHGHYVAKVDFNRVLKRVEKKPDGKFIDVTAITPTPLGEGKSTTTIGLVQGLGKRGKKVIGTIRQPSGGPTMNIKGSAAGGGLSQCIPLTPFSLGLTGDINAIMNAHNLAMVALTSRIQHEFNYNDEELAKKNLKRLDIDIDRIEIKWIIDFCAQALRKIVIGIGGRMDGFMMESGFAIAVSSEIMAILSVAKDLKDMRERIGRMVVAYDKKGKPVTTTDLEVAGAMTAWMVEALNPNLMQTIEGQPVFVHAGPFANIAIGQSSIIADRIALKLGDYVVTESGFGADIGFEKFWNLKCRYSGHRANAAVIVATIRALKCHGGAPIPVPGRPLDPCYKEENVGWVEKGVENLVHHINTVKKAGINPVVCINHFYTDTDAEVKAVRKLAEKAGARVALSQHWLKGGDGALELADAVVDACNQPNNFKFLYELNVPLRTRIEMIAEQVYGADGVDFTPEALTKVKALENDPDISKLGTCMVKTHLSITDNPQLKGAPKGWRLRIRDILIFKGAGFVVPMAGDIKLMPGTSSDPAFRRVDVDVNTGKVKGVF, from the coding sequence ATGGCATTGGATCCCACCAAGCATGCAGATTGGGAAATAGCAGAAGATGCTGAAACGAAAATGAAGACGGTTCATCATCTGGCTGAACAATTAGGACTCCAGAACGAAGAACTCCTCCCCCATGGACACTATGTGGCAAAGGTTGATTTCAATAGGGTTTTAAAAAGGGTAGAGAAGAAGCCGGATGGAAAGTTTATTGATGTGACCGCGATAACTCCAACTCCCCTTGGTGAGGGAAAATCGACGACAACCATAGGATTGGTCCAGGGATTAGGGAAACGCGGGAAAAAAGTTATCGGTACGATCCGACAGCCATCAGGCGGGCCAACGATGAACATTAAAGGGTCTGCGGCAGGCGGAGGGCTTTCCCAGTGTATCCCCTTAACACCCTTTTCTCTTGGGCTAACAGGGGACATCAATGCCATTATGAATGCCCATAATCTGGCCATGGTTGCACTTACCTCCAGAATCCAGCATGAATTTAATTATAATGACGAAGAGCTTGCAAAAAAGAATCTGAAACGGCTTGATATAGATATCGACCGGATAGAAATTAAGTGGATTATCGACTTTTGTGCCCAGGCCCTGAGAAAGATTGTTATCGGCATTGGTGGCAGGATGGATGGTTTTATGATGGAGTCCGGCTTTGCCATAGCCGTATCTTCCGAGATTATGGCAATTCTCTCCGTAGCGAAGGATTTAAAAGATATGAGGGAGCGGATTGGCAGGATGGTTGTTGCTTACGATAAGAAAGGCAAACCAGTGACAACGACCGACCTCGAAGTTGCCGGTGCGATGACCGCCTGGATGGTGGAAGCGCTGAATCCGAACCTGATGCAAACCATCGAAGGGCAGCCGGTATTCGTTCATGCGGGACCTTTTGCCAACATTGCCATTGGACAGTCATCAATTATTGCAGACAGAATTGCCTTAAAACTAGGTGATTATGTTGTTACTGAATCGGGATTCGGGGCAGATATCGGATTTGAAAAGTTCTGGAACTTAAAGTGTCGTTACTCAGGACATCGCGCCAATGCAGCCGTAATTGTTGCCACGATCCGGGCGCTGAAGTGCCATGGCGGCGCTCCCATCCCGGTACCTGGGCGTCCCTTGGATCCATGCTATAAAGAAGAAAACGTCGGATGGGTGGAAAAGGGTGTGGAAAATCTTGTCCACCATATTAACACGGTAAAGAAGGCCGGTATTAATCCGGTTGTTTGTATTAATCACTTCTATACGGATACCGATGCAGAGGTAAAGGCAGTCCGCAAGCTGGCTGAAAAAGCGGGCGCCCGCGTCGCCCTGTCTCAGCACTGGCTTAAAGGCGGCGATGGCGCCTTAGAATTGGCTGATGCGGTAGTTGATGCATGCAATCAACCCAATAATTTCAAATTCCTCTATGAATTAAACGTTCCGTTGAGGACGCGTATTGAGATGATTGCAGAACAGGTTTATGGTGCGGACGGTGTAGATTTTACCCCCGAAGCATTGACAAAGGTTAAGGCATTGGAAAACGATCCGGACATTTCAAAGCTGGGAACGTGCATGGTAAAAACCCATCTTTCCATTACGGATAATCCGCAATTAAAAGGTGCGCCCAAGGGTTGGAGATTACGTATCCGAGACATCCTGATTTTCAAAGGGGCCGGATTTGTTGTCCCCATGGCGGGAGATATTAAACTTATGCCGGGAACAAGCTCTGATCCTGCATTCCGACGTGTGGACGTTGATGTAAATACCGGAAAGGTAAAAGGAGTTTTCTAA
- a CDS encoding TrkA family potassium uptake protein — MRQFAVIGLGRFGRKVAETLAKKGAPVIAIDREPELVGKVSDFVTKAVQIDSTDEKALIASGVKDVDVAAVCMGEDVESSVLTTALLKNLSINEIVARASTLLHAQILKMVGATRVVFPEEDMGIRVANSILSPGVLEYIELGGDYTLAEVEAESESVGRTMNELNLKTKYGINTLIVKRKVFETGEKTEEVVGKEMKVLPTSDYKIQAGDILVVVGNSRDIEAFEKHMK, encoded by the coding sequence ATGAGACAGTTTGCGGTAATTGGATTAGGAAGATTTGGCCGCAAGGTCGCGGAAACCCTGGCAAAAAAAGGCGCTCCCGTTATTGCGATTGACCGCGAGCCGGAATTGGTTGGGAAGGTGAGTGATTTTGTAACCAAAGCGGTGCAAATCGACAGTACCGACGAGAAAGCGCTCATTGCCAGTGGCGTCAAAGACGTTGATGTGGCGGCGGTGTGTATGGGCGAAGACGTTGAGTCAAGCGTCCTCACGACGGCCCTTCTGAAAAACCTGAGTATTAACGAAATCGTTGCGCGGGCATCCACCCTCCTTCACGCCCAGATATTAAAGATGGTCGGAGCAACCCGCGTGGTATTCCCGGAAGAAGACATGGGTATTCGTGTGGCCAATAGTATCCTTTCGCCGGGTGTGCTGGAGTATATTGAATTGGGGGGCGATTATACCCTTGCAGAAGTTGAGGCTGAAAGTGAGAGTGTCGGGCGCACCATGAACGAATTGAATCTGAAGACAAAGTATGGGATTAATACCCTGATCGTAAAAAGAAAGGTTTTTGAGACGGGTGAAAAGACGGAGGAAGTCGTCGGGAAGGAAATGAAGGTGTTGCCCACGTCTGACTATAAGATTCAGGCGGGTGACATCCTCGTGGTTGTTGGCAACAGCAGGGACATTGAAGCCTTTGAGAAACACATGAAATAA
- a CDS encoding DUF1858 domain-containing protein: MERIRQENTVKEIIEAFPVTRRVFETYGIMCGGNILPDKPLSFFAKMHNISPVKLIDDLQKLIDGAVDSNVDMAITKPQTEHVYEIFVKTAILIVLSTGCLYGASLLAYMAFRNSMTSVSWILLETHGDTQVYGWVGLFIMGISYFALPKFWNSILYSTPLAYKSFFLMIVGIFLSFVFKTLSYYSGFFFFKIPVLFGCILQAASIAIFIYVMCRTFFSSEKQKYDPYEWFFLSSYLWFIFQAIAFIALYFHFNIVFNSDIPDVFKSPIRHIQIMGFACMVIIGIFTKTLPIFLGIQEPNQKVSRYVLYILNISIALRTVSEFYKEYTNNLSGLFATIFCIAGILETFGVFLFIYNLNLFNRKKTVKNPTNLPTGFRKYIRAAIVWLFVSESALLTFTIYETLSGHRVSHALFGAYRHAIFVGFISMMILGCASKMIPLSKGVKLCSTRLLNLTFVFINIGCMFRVVAQPLSAHFYPHLYSVMGISGFLEYAAMFFFGINTWKTMQLHVEEEPTEQIKIATANTNVYQLIKQYPQTLDILIGFGFKQLKNPILRNTLARTISLGQAVQINPVNLEDLLKELNNAIKKCAEVKVA; the protein is encoded by the coding sequence ATGGAAAGGATACGACAAGAAAATACGGTCAAGGAAATTATCGAGGCCTTTCCGGTAACCCGCCGCGTCTTTGAGACCTATGGGATTATGTGCGGTGGCAACATCCTCCCCGATAAGCCCCTGTCATTCTTCGCCAAGATGCACAATATTAGTCCCGTCAAATTGATTGATGACCTTCAAAAACTTATCGATGGAGCCGTCGATTCAAATGTCGACATGGCAATTACAAAACCGCAAACCGAGCATGTTTATGAAATTTTTGTAAAGACCGCAATCCTTATTGTGCTTTCCACAGGATGTCTGTACGGGGCATCATTATTAGCCTATATGGCATTCCGGAACTCAATGACTTCTGTCTCGTGGATACTGCTTGAAACCCATGGCGATACCCAGGTCTACGGATGGGTTGGCCTGTTCATCATGGGGATTTCGTATTTTGCCTTACCGAAATTCTGGAACTCCATTTTATATAGCACACCATTGGCTTACAAATCTTTTTTTCTGATGATCGTCGGAATATTTCTCTCCTTTGTTTTTAAAACGCTTTCTTACTATTCCGGGTTTTTCTTCTTCAAGATACCCGTCTTGTTCGGATGCATCCTCCAGGCTGCATCAATAGCAATTTTTATCTATGTCATGTGCCGGACGTTTTTCTCATCAGAAAAACAGAAATACGATCCCTATGAATGGTTTTTTCTGTCCAGCTATCTCTGGTTTATCTTCCAGGCTATTGCCTTTATTGCTTTATACTTTCATTTTAATATTGTATTTAATAGCGATATCCCTGACGTTTTCAAAAGCCCCATCCGGCATATCCAGATTATGGGATTTGCCTGTATGGTTATCATTGGAATATTCACCAAAACCCTGCCAATTTTCCTGGGAATTCAGGAGCCCAATCAAAAAGTCAGCCGTTACGTCCTGTATATTTTAAATATCTCAATTGCATTGCGAACCGTCTCTGAGTTTTATAAAGAATACACTAACAACTTATCTGGTCTTTTCGCCACGATATTTTGCATTGCAGGCATCCTTGAGACGTTTGGGGTGTTTTTATTTATTTACAACCTGAATTTATTTAACAGAAAAAAAACGGTCAAAAACCCCACCAACTTACCTACCGGGTTTAGAAAATATATCAGGGCGGCCATTGTCTGGCTGTTTGTTTCAGAAAGTGCGCTCTTAACCTTTACGATTTATGAAACCCTCTCCGGCCACCGGGTTTCTCACGCCTTGTTTGGCGCATACCGGCACGCTATTTTTGTCGGGTTTATTAGTATGATGATTCTTGGATGTGCATCTAAGATGATCCCTTTAAGCAAAGGGGTAAAATTATGCAGCACAAGACTTCTCAACTTGACCTTCGTATTTATCAACATCGGGTGCATGTTCAGGGTTGTAGCACAGCCCCTTTCTGCACACTTTTATCCTCATTTGTATTCAGTGATGGGAATCAGCGGTTTTCTCGAATACGCAGCTATGTTTTTCTTTGGCATAAACACCTGGAAGACTATGCAACTCCATGTGGAAGAAGAACCCACGGAACAAATCAAAATTGCAACTGCCAATACCAATGTTTATCAACTCATCAAGCAGTATCCGCAAACCCTGGATATCCTGATAGGATTCGGATTCAAACAACTGAAAAATCCCATTCTGAGAAATACCCTTGCCCGGACGATTAGTCTGGGACAAGCGGTGCAGATCAATCCCGTTAACCTTGAAGACCTGCTGAAAGAATTGAATAATGCGATAAAGAAGTGTGCTGAGGTAAAAGTAGCTTAA
- a CDS encoding ParA family protein, producing MRSIALTNQKGGVAKTTTTVNLGACLAQMGKRVLLVDLDPQGNLSSWLGLDIHNLERSMYNVFLEEVYFEEILTKTCVENLTLAPSNVALAGVERILAHEKGRDLILRKRLSPVISKYDYIMLDCPPSLGLITINALTFVKEVFIPLETKVLALNGLVTLMNTVQVVKERLNHHLEVTGIIACRFDGRTNLSNEVYSQIKDRFKEKVFNTIIRENTRLAECPISGKPITLYAPDSPGAVDYTNLAKEVLEREKNGASPDRTPL from the coding sequence ATGCGAAGTATTGCCCTGACAAACCAAAAAGGGGGAGTGGCAAAGACAACGACCACCGTGAATCTTGGCGCCTGCCTTGCCCAGATGGGAAAGAGGGTGCTGCTGGTTGATCTGGATCCCCAGGGAAACCTCAGTTCATGGCTTGGGCTGGATATCCATAATCTCGAACGGTCCATGTATAATGTATTTTTGGAAGAGGTCTATTTTGAGGAGATTCTTACGAAGACCTGTGTTGAGAACCTGACGCTGGCGCCTTCCAATGTAGCATTAGCCGGCGTCGAACGGATTCTTGCCCATGAAAAGGGGAGAGACCTTATTTTGCGCAAACGGTTGTCGCCTGTTATCAGTAAGTATGATTACATCATGCTGGATTGTCCCCCATCTCTTGGTCTGATAACGATTAATGCGTTGACCTTTGTCAAAGAGGTTTTTATTCCCCTGGAGACAAAAGTACTGGCCTTAAATGGCCTTGTAACCCTCATGAATACGGTACAAGTGGTCAAAGAGCGGCTGAATCACCACCTGGAGGTGACAGGAATCATTGCCTGTCGCTTTGATGGGCGGACAAATCTCAGTAACGAGGTGTATAGCCAGATCAAAGATCGGTTTAAGGAGAAGGTATTTAATACTATCATCAGGGAAAATACCCGCCTGGCAGAATGTCCCATTTCCGGCAAGCCGATCACCCTGTATGCACCAGACAGCCCCGGCGCAGTCGATTACACGAATTTGGCAAAAGAGGTATTGGAACGGGAAAAGAATGGAGCCTCACCGGATCGTACCCCTCTTTGA